One genomic window of Boudabousia tangfeifanii includes the following:
- a CDS encoding DEAD/DEAH box helicase, whose amino-acid sequence MGFFLRKKQTQATDSSPSLTSELTQYFVSVQERANLVDFAFSKENHLQVPLQEVRSGKLPEETAKKLFELERKNSSNKKPNPNEPISLVISLITLEEHRKHQGLLLLPATLGPDGTISVELESNSPWIPASRMTSPGTPDKEVMVGPLRNYWKFLHQQSETLIGNIESTTDAVSYAYQLFGSVQDQNFQALTQSQNQPAGERQSGYQDQNSATPNRASDEHQNRPRIIFDTCFIAPGTIVVANRGILNLLSDLKKNSDQAPLYRRLVNLNPPSKTGVENLYGQSQMQGLLSTAIAAKGSMSNGFPLTPSQRKSLHAFLKSENGEITAVSGPPGTGKTTLLQSVVASLIVQHALDGKNAPLIVGTSTNNQAVTNIIESFKKVTPDNPSIWEQRWLPEIPTSQTPARYNPLSPNRAETDTQLQPDSLASEPEAIGGLAAYCPSGMKTKEAQKAGYLVENPYKSGVYQPYSDEYYREQAWNYFQQQAAKAQIVTAGTRMSEVSELIRQHLTHLENCRQQLLTDFVPLDERSNPNQVFRFLVPQLESREEAAQEVYLKTINDQKLLGYLGNDLLKICNADTLDELDQTLDITLRYRQFWLAVHYYEAKWLEHIFSEDRIAESDLGKNTKKIMDTYWGAITSLTPCFVMTAYQLPRYFALWSPDEGNNPNYGAIDLLIVDEAGQVDTTLGAAGFALAKRALVVGDVRQLAPVWSVDPESDEELGDAHGLGQYWDELKAAGLTGSQPSSLMAAASHACQWEYGKTKPDGTRQGGLFLSEHFRCHSEIINYCNDLIYDGMLEPKRPESSWPLGQIVDIPFLFRPVPGSKDETQGSSRRNLVEAEAIVEWIVKHHELFTEIYPGRKASPIGVVTPFKAQANLIKRVLNQHPQKPRAAITIGTAHTLQGAERPVILFSSVYGENSNATSFIENTHELMNVAVSRAKDLFIVFGAEKRRSDTGKVFSLIRQHAQVNECDFVTAKEVQDEPLGSVQLAEDEVAFENKEIPQGDSQNVGDEKTETATEECSESPADSEFAAAVETSAIENQVETLSPLERELMVPTLGQNGMHRISAETYFQVQDEYYPKAAYISGSMLLKIATELGVELPNVPRAGKKESRYSARDLNETLATNGLIKNIDGNWIPTLQGRERGIVVKLANNSKPDRHSATTEESTSQPSTFSSYCVYPISMLTTIVEIVRNLQ is encoded by the coding sequence ATGGGATTCTTTTTGCGGAAAAAGCAAACACAGGCAACCGACTCCTCACCCAGCTTAACCAGTGAGCTCACCCAGTACTTTGTTTCGGTACAAGAACGAGCCAACCTGGTAGATTTTGCTTTCTCGAAGGAAAATCATCTACAAGTTCCCCTGCAAGAGGTGCGGAGCGGCAAGCTCCCTGAAGAAACCGCCAAAAAACTGTTTGAACTTGAGCGGAAAAACTCTAGCAATAAGAAGCCAAACCCGAATGAACCCATTTCGCTGGTAATTTCTCTAATCACCTTGGAGGAGCATCGTAAACATCAGGGGCTGCTGTTGCTACCCGCTACTCTAGGGCCTGACGGCACCATTAGTGTGGAACTTGAAAGCAACTCCCCATGGATCCCAGCTAGCCGAATGACCTCCCCGGGCACACCAGACAAAGAAGTTATGGTTGGTCCGCTAAGAAACTACTGGAAGTTCCTGCACCAACAAAGCGAAACCCTGATCGGCAACATTGAATCCACCACTGACGCCGTCAGTTACGCCTACCAACTATTTGGAAGCGTGCAAGACCAAAACTTCCAAGCACTCACCCAGTCCCAAAATCAACCAGCGGGGGAGCGCCAGTCGGGGTATCAAGACCAAAACAGCGCCACGCCAAATCGCGCATCGGACGAACATCAGAATCGCCCTCGGATCATATTTGATACTTGCTTTATCGCACCTGGCACCATCGTGGTGGCCAATCGAGGCATCCTCAACCTTTTGTCAGATTTGAAAAAGAACTCCGACCAAGCACCGCTCTACCGTCGGCTCGTCAACCTCAACCCACCAAGCAAAACCGGGGTAGAAAACCTTTACGGTCAATCGCAAATGCAAGGTCTGCTATCTACTGCGATCGCGGCCAAAGGCTCCATGAGTAACGGGTTCCCGCTCACGCCCTCGCAAAGAAAATCCCTCCATGCTTTCCTCAAATCTGAAAACGGAGAAATCACCGCTGTTAGTGGCCCACCCGGAACCGGCAAAACTACCCTGCTGCAATCAGTGGTCGCCTCTCTCATCGTGCAACATGCCCTCGACGGCAAAAATGCGCCCCTAATCGTTGGTACCTCCACCAATAACCAGGCCGTCACTAACATTATCGAGTCCTTCAAAAAGGTCACCCCAGATAACCCCAGCATTTGGGAACAACGCTGGCTCCCAGAAATCCCCACCAGCCAAACACCCGCTCGCTACAACCCGCTGTCCCCCAACCGGGCCGAAACAGACACACAACTCCAACCCGATAGCCTCGCCTCAGAACCCGAGGCGATTGGCGGCCTCGCCGCCTACTGCCCCTCCGGCATGAAAACCAAAGAGGCGCAAAAAGCCGGATACTTGGTAGAAAACCCATACAAAAGTGGGGTCTACCAGCCATACTCGGACGAATACTACCGGGAACAGGCGTGGAACTACTTCCAACAACAAGCCGCCAAAGCGCAAATCGTCACCGCTGGCACGAGAATGTCCGAAGTGTCCGAGCTGATTCGACAACACCTAACGCACCTAGAAAACTGCCGCCAACAACTGCTGACCGACTTCGTTCCGTTGGACGAAAGGTCGAATCCCAACCAAGTTTTCCGCTTCCTGGTCCCCCAACTAGAAAGCCGGGAAGAAGCCGCCCAGGAAGTCTACCTAAAGACAATTAACGACCAGAAACTCCTCGGATACCTTGGTAACGACCTCCTAAAGATCTGCAATGCGGATACTCTGGACGAGTTGGATCAAACTCTCGACATTACTCTGCGTTACCGCCAATTCTGGCTGGCCGTACATTACTACGAAGCCAAATGGCTAGAACATATTTTTAGCGAAGACCGGATCGCGGAATCCGACCTCGGCAAGAATACTAAGAAAATCATGGACACTTATTGGGGTGCCATCACTTCGCTCACCCCGTGTTTTGTGATGACCGCGTACCAATTACCCCGTTATTTTGCGCTCTGGAGTCCCGATGAGGGCAATAACCCCAACTATGGGGCGATCGACCTGCTGATTGTGGATGAGGCCGGCCAGGTTGATACGACTTTGGGCGCTGCCGGTTTTGCCTTGGCCAAGCGGGCGCTTGTGGTGGGGGATGTGCGCCAACTCGCCCCGGTGTGGAGCGTGGATCCGGAAAGCGACGAGGAACTCGGTGACGCGCACGGACTCGGCCAATACTGGGATGAACTGAAGGCGGCGGGACTGACCGGCTCGCAACCCTCATCGCTGATGGCTGCTGCCAGCCACGCCTGCCAGTGGGAGTACGGCAAAACCAAACCGGACGGCACCCGCCAAGGAGGCCTGTTCCTCAGCGAACACTTCCGTTGCCACAGCGAAATTATCAACTATTGCAACGACCTTATTTACGACGGGATGCTAGAACCCAAACGGCCAGAAAGCAGCTGGCCACTAGGGCAAATCGTGGACATCCCTTTCCTCTTCCGCCCCGTCCCAGGATCCAAAGACGAAACCCAAGGATCGAGCCGGCGAAACCTGGTAGAAGCCGAAGCGATCGTCGAATGGATCGTAAAGCACCACGAGCTATTCACAGAAATCTACCCGGGACGGAAAGCAAGTCCCATCGGGGTGGTCACGCCGTTCAAAGCGCAAGCGAACCTGATCAAACGAGTGTTGAACCAGCACCCGCAAAAACCTCGCGCTGCAATCACTATCGGCACCGCGCACACTCTGCAAGGTGCCGAACGCCCCGTCATCCTGTTCTCTAGCGTGTACGGAGAAAACTCCAACGCCACCAGTTTCATTGAAAACACCCACGAGCTGATGAACGTGGCCGTTTCGCGCGCCAAAGACCTCTTCATCGTGTTCGGCGCCGAAAAACGCCGCAGCGACACCGGCAAAGTCTTCTCGCTCATCCGCCAGCACGCACAAGTCAACGAATGCGACTTCGTGACCGCCAAGGAAGTGCAAGACGAGCCCCTTGGCTCCGTTCAGCTTGCCGAGGACGAGGTCGCCTTCGAAAACAAGGAAATCCCACAAGGGGATAGCCAGAACGTTGGGGACGAAAAGACAGAAACTGCGACAGAAGAATGCTCGGAGTCTCCTGCTGATAGTGAGTTTGCAGCGGCGGTTGAAACGTCAGCTATAGAGAATCAAGTGGAGACTCTGAGCCCATTGGAACGGGAATTGATGGTACCCACCCTCGGGCAAAATGGTATGCATCGGATTTCAGCAGAAACGTACTTCCAAGTGCAGGATGAATACTATCCGAAGGCTGCCTATATTAGCGGTAGTATGCTACTCAAAATCGCTACAGAACTAGGGGTGGAGCTTCCTAATGTGCCAAGGGCAGGGAAGAAAGAAAGCAGATACAGTGCTCGTGATCTGAACGAAACCCTAGCCACCAATGGGCTGATAAAAAATATTGATGGTAACTGGATTCCGACCCTGCAGGGGCGGGAACGAGGGATAGTAGTTAAGCTCGCAAATAACAGCAAACCTGACCGGCATTCTGCCACTACCGAGGAATCGACTTCGCAGCCAAGCACTTTTAGTTCGTACTGCGTGTACCCGATTTCAATGCTCACCACGATTGTGGAAATAGTTCGAAACCTGCAGTAG
- a CDS encoding DUF3375 domain-containing protein, translating to MEATISAAGLVARVRELERLQKSNAALVLLRLDLAPLAVAVLGSHLHPQNPRLPAPQLHELIEGDLEALRDEGWEYSRSAQAYCDDWRRAGILVRTNISGTNEEQYELSAWAQNAIHFVSGINQPRSTATGSRLGTISKQLESLVKDSDASKATRLEILEAQKRAIEQEIAEVKSGNFRPIEAHEAKERVLEIISLASSVPNDFSRVRDQISVLNNELHSHVVGADLSRGDVLEEVFTGIDQINHSEAGRSFNGFYDLLRDLESSARFDDQMEQLLSRDFALDLPLKDRSFLRNWRSLLLTESDIVQSTMVNFSRSLRRFVQSRRFEMHRQLSRDLVSAQHLASQILPNLKVWQDSGCVLDLTGFNFGSISAWKLFNPEDGLVTEELVIAQTKTVSLEELHAASRESEIDYVELAKNVNATLRELKVASIADVLERFPASQGVASVVGLLVIAKREGQATTGLQEVSWVDRNGTSKVSNIPSYIFSKEVKLTYGW from the coding sequence ATGGAAGCTACTATATCCGCTGCCGGCCTAGTTGCGAGGGTGCGCGAGCTGGAGCGCTTACAAAAAAGTAATGCTGCGCTGGTTTTGTTACGTTTGGATTTGGCTCCTTTGGCAGTTGCAGTTTTGGGTTCACATTTGCATCCGCAGAATCCACGATTACCTGCGCCCCAGTTACATGAACTGATCGAGGGTGATTTAGAGGCTTTACGTGACGAGGGCTGGGAGTATTCTCGGAGTGCGCAGGCCTATTGTGATGATTGGCGCCGAGCAGGCATTTTGGTTAGGACCAACATTTCTGGAACTAATGAGGAACAGTATGAGCTTTCTGCCTGGGCGCAGAATGCTATCCATTTCGTGTCGGGAATTAATCAGCCTCGTTCGACTGCGACCGGTTCTCGTTTGGGCACAATTTCTAAACAATTGGAGAGTTTGGTTAAAGATTCGGACGCTTCTAAGGCAACTCGTTTGGAGATTTTAGAAGCGCAAAAACGAGCGATTGAACAGGAGATTGCGGAAGTAAAAAGTGGCAATTTTAGGCCCATTGAAGCTCACGAGGCGAAAGAGCGGGTGCTTGAGATTATCAGTTTGGCTAGTAGTGTGCCGAATGATTTTTCTCGGGTTCGTGACCAAATTTCGGTATTAAATAATGAGCTTCATTCACATGTGGTCGGAGCTGATTTGAGTCGGGGCGACGTGTTGGAGGAAGTTTTTACGGGAATCGATCAGATAAATCATTCCGAGGCTGGGCGCTCTTTCAATGGTTTTTATGACCTGTTACGTGACTTGGAATCTTCGGCGCGGTTTGATGATCAGATGGAGCAGCTATTGTCACGTGATTTCGCTTTAGATTTGCCTTTGAAGGATCGTTCTTTTCTGCGAAATTGGCGTTCTTTATTGTTGACTGAGTCGGATATTGTGCAGTCTACGATGGTGAATTTTTCGCGTTCGTTGCGTCGTTTTGTGCAGAGTCGTCGTTTCGAAATGCACCGGCAGCTTTCACGCGATTTGGTTTCAGCCCAGCACTTGGCTTCCCAGATTTTGCCGAATTTGAAAGTTTGGCAGGATAGCGGTTGCGTTCTCGATTTAACGGGTTTCAATTTTGGTTCTATTTCCGCTTGGAAGCTTTTTAACCCCGAGGATGGTTTGGTGACGGAAGAGTTAGTGATAGCCCAAACCAAAACAGTTTCTTTGGAGGAGTTGCATGCGGCTTCGCGTGAGAGCGAGATTGATTATGTGGAATTAGCTAAGAATGTGAACGCGACATTGCGGGAGCTCAAGGTAGCTAGTATCGCCGATGTCTTAGAGCGCTTTCCTGCTTCGCAAGGAGTGGCTTCTGTGGTTGGACTGTTGGTGATTGCTAAGCGCGAGGGCCAAGCAACTACCGGCCTACAAGAGGTTTCCTGGGTGGATCGTAATGGTACTTCTAAGGTTTCAAATATTCCTTCATACATTTTTTCTAAGGAAGTGAAGTTGACTTATGGCTGGTAA
- a CDS encoding DUF4194 domain-containing protein, which translates to MAGNPSSDDLFSYLSKQADDAQLAQPAPQPHQAPSISDNDEVLSELPQGLWPGDVGQLNFDSRRALLALMKGPYIRADKHRELWAALLADETIIRSRLADVFLELVLDLDLGLAFAKNVSVPESGMPKVMRSLPLKFIDTALLLFLRSSLLSAVDQNEPVMVDREEINSHLMLYQAADSTDESGFEKRINSAVSKMVDNSILIKTDTPDRFLVSPVLSLVFGPDQVAAISAQYNSLLSQEG; encoded by the coding sequence ATGGCTGGTAATCCTAGTTCCGATGATTTGTTTAGCTACCTGTCTAAACAGGCTGACGACGCACAGCTGGCTCAGCCCGCACCTCAACCCCACCAGGCGCCCTCGATTAGTGATAATGATGAGGTACTTTCGGAGTTGCCTCAAGGTTTATGGCCTGGCGATGTGGGGCAACTAAATTTCGATAGCCGTCGAGCTTTGTTGGCTTTGATGAAAGGGCCCTATATTCGAGCAGATAAGCACCGGGAACTTTGGGCGGCTTTATTGGCGGATGAAACTATTATTCGTTCTCGTTTAGCTGATGTTTTTCTTGAACTGGTGTTGGATTTGGATTTGGGTCTAGCGTTCGCCAAGAATGTGAGTGTCCCGGAATCCGGTATGCCGAAGGTGATGCGTTCTTTACCGTTAAAGTTTATCGATACGGCCTTATTGCTGTTTTTGCGTTCTTCTCTATTATCTGCAGTTGATCAGAATGAGCCAGTGATGGTTGATCGGGAGGAGATAAATTCGCATTTAATGCTCTATCAAGCGGCAGATAGCACAGACGAGTCTGGATTTGAGAAACGTATCAATAGTGCGGTAAGTAAGATGGTTGATAACTCAATTCTAATAAAAACTGATACCCCAGATCGTTTTTTGGTTTCCCCTGTTTTGAGTTTGGTTTTTGGCCCAGATCAGGTTGCTGCGATTAGCGCCCAATACAATTCATTGTTGTCCCAGGAAGGCTAA